A region of Paenibacillus sp. JNUCC-31 DNA encodes the following proteins:
- a CDS encoding response regulator transcription factor has product MYKVFLVDDEPSIREGLTTIIEWEKYGFQVVGTAASGREAITRFEELEPDLTIIDIRMPGMTGLDVIEEVRHHHPGSHFLILSGYADFDYAKKAISFGVDGYLLKPVDEEEIICELERIAAMLTRERETLARHAGEDTAYREHQIEALLFDRLEGAGTVEANALGLNWAEYQIVLMEMHAAPDLQRGSVVKRKLAEAFDQKDRGIVFSFHSGLGLLCKEPILTVQSAQNFYEELEGLLEEWTIHMYAAAGKPVSSIADVAQSYNQANRVLGGRFLFAEKRVMLWDEREKDLDVMGSSVDTGDKERDEPDEAELADKLYYALDIRSNDSVMRVLTEMEERFVPYHQTEQAIKTAFSQVFSLAINKLAASNQHMQSIMQEHSVLITEVYHQLTLLDLKVMAAEHLNRLIQRMGGGSKDTVLKQMIEFIRRNPGENLKLEVLAEVFNYNSSYLGKLFKNHTGEYFNAFLDKVRMEKAKELLDEGLKVHQVAARVGYANVDYFHGKFKKYVGESPSAYKQAQEHARLQQSKEQSKEVKEE; this is encoded by the coding sequence GTGTATAAAGTGTTTTTGGTAGATGATGAACCGAGCATACGTGAAGGACTGACAACCATTATTGAATGGGAAAAATATGGCTTCCAGGTGGTTGGTACAGCTGCCAGCGGGCGTGAGGCTATCACCCGCTTTGAGGAGCTGGAACCGGATCTGACAATTATTGATATTCGCATGCCCGGCATGACCGGATTGGATGTCATTGAAGAAGTCCGACATCATCATCCGGGTTCGCACTTTTTGATTCTCAGTGGATATGCCGATTTTGATTATGCGAAGAAAGCCATCAGTTTTGGAGTGGATGGGTATCTGCTCAAACCGGTGGACGAAGAGGAAATCATCTGTGAGTTGGAACGAATCGCTGCGATGTTGACACGGGAACGAGAGACTTTGGCTCGCCATGCTGGTGAGGATACCGCCTATCGTGAGCATCAGATTGAGGCTTTGCTGTTTGATCGTCTGGAAGGTGCAGGAACCGTCGAAGCCAATGCACTTGGGTTGAACTGGGCGGAGTATCAAATTGTGCTGATGGAGATGCATGCTGCACCTGATTTACAGCGTGGAAGTGTAGTGAAACGCAAACTGGCGGAAGCTTTTGACCAGAAGGATCGGGGGATCGTATTTTCGTTTCACTCCGGGCTGGGTCTACTATGCAAAGAACCGATTCTAACCGTGCAATCTGCCCAGAATTTCTATGAAGAGCTTGAAGGACTGTTGGAAGAATGGACTATTCACATGTATGCGGCAGCAGGTAAACCAGTGAGCTCCATCGCAGACGTAGCCCAATCTTATAATCAGGCAAACCGTGTATTGGGCGGACGTTTTCTGTTCGCGGAAAAACGCGTTATGTTGTGGGACGAAAGGGAGAAGGACTTAGATGTGATGGGATCATCGGTTGACACGGGGGACAAAGAACGTGATGAACCGGATGAAGCAGAATTGGCGGACAAGCTGTATTATGCGCTAGATATCCGGAGCAATGACTCCGTAATGCGGGTGCTTACCGAGATGGAAGAACGCTTCGTTCCATATCATCAGACAGAACAGGCGATTAAGACGGCGTTCTCGCAAGTATTTTCACTGGCTATTAACAAGCTGGCGGCATCCAATCAGCATATGCAATCCATTATGCAGGAACATTCAGTTCTTATTACAGAGGTATATCATCAATTAACGTTGCTGGATCTCAAAGTCATGGCAGCTGAACATCTGAACAGGCTAATTCAACGGATGGGTGGCGGCAGCAAGGATACGGTACTGAAACAGATGATTGAATTCATTCGACGAAACCCTGGGGAGAATCTGAAACTGGAGGTACTTGCTGAGGTATTCAACTACAATAGCAGTTATCTGGGCAAGTTGTTTAAAAACCATACCGGGGAGTATTTCAACGCGTTTCTGGACAAGGTTCGGATGGAGAAGGCGAAGGAACTGCTCGACGAAGGATTAAAGGTACACCAAGTAGCCGCGAGAGTGGGTTATGCCAACGTGGACTACTTCCACGGCAAATTCAAGAAGTACGTAGGTGAATCACCATCGGCTTATAAACAAGCCCAGGAGCATGCCAGGTTGCAGCAATCCAAGGAACAGTCCAAAGAGGTTAAGGAAGAGTAA
- a CDS encoding sensor histidine kinase encodes MFKRLIRTSNNLKIKHKLLISYVLVVMIPVLIIGLAVTGYFRKQALDNAIGQTINNVDRIKSQTATLLRVPTDISNILMFNNELKEIVNKRYQSVVELTSAYLAYKDFQEYKRLYREVAGIRFYSTNPTLINNLEFIPVDEQTKESYWYQKALTTTSIGWFYIPDKGDNPVHKLSLVRKVPFAEYRSEGVLMIVINQEELNGLLRQEPFETLITDEQGYVVAAKNTDLVGKTLNELNFGVDLQNQAKGTIEADFQGEPSNIVIDELGPGSSMNSLKIISVFATKNIVKDANTISLIGMLFITLVLVIALLLVYIISFLTSNRLLRLSKHLNKLALGDLNVTSRIDGNDEIGQLSRQFNYMVKSINELMTQVVEATEQNNQLEIAQKEIKLKMMASQINPHFLFNALESIRMKAHIKGEAEIANIVRLLGKLMRKSLEIGSGKTTFRAELEMVRSYLEIQKFRYGDRLAFQIHIDPEVEKMYIPPLIIQPLVENAIVHGLENKEGTVNVSINIHFQGELVQVRVDDDGAGIEPERLSEVRQFISGPEEQEKGRIGMRNVHQRLTLTYGEPYGLQITSVYGEGTEVSFTLPAGGDQRV; translated from the coding sequence ATGTTTAAAAGGCTGATACGAACATCCAACAACCTCAAAATAAAGCATAAATTGCTCATATCCTATGTACTTGTCGTCATGATTCCTGTACTGATTATCGGACTTGCCGTGACTGGATACTTTCGCAAGCAGGCGCTCGATAACGCGATTGGCCAGACGATCAATAACGTGGACAGAATCAAGAGCCAGACCGCCACACTGCTCCGTGTGCCAACGGATATTTCCAATATTCTGATGTTCAACAATGAGCTGAAGGAAATCGTGAATAAACGATATCAAAGCGTTGTGGAGCTGACCTCAGCCTACCTCGCCTACAAAGATTTTCAGGAATACAAGCGTCTGTACCGTGAGGTCGCAGGTATCCGATTTTACTCGACCAATCCGACGCTGATCAACAATCTTGAATTCATTCCGGTGGACGAACAGACCAAAGAGAGCTATTGGTACCAGAAGGCACTCACCACAACCAGCATTGGCTGGTTTTACATCCCGGACAAGGGGGATAATCCTGTGCATAAGCTCAGTCTGGTCCGCAAAGTACCTTTTGCCGAATATCGGTCCGAGGGCGTGCTGATGATTGTGATCAATCAGGAAGAGCTGAATGGACTGTTACGTCAGGAGCCATTCGAGACGTTGATTACGGACGAGCAGGGTTATGTGGTTGCGGCCAAAAATACGGATCTGGTGGGTAAAACGCTGAATGAATTGAATTTTGGCGTGGATTTGCAAAATCAGGCAAAAGGGACCATTGAAGCTGATTTTCAGGGGGAGCCTTCCAACATTGTCATTGATGAGTTGGGTCCTGGATCAAGCATGAACAGCCTGAAGATCATTTCGGTGTTTGCTACCAAAAATATTGTCAAAGATGCCAATACCATTAGTTTGATCGGCATGCTTTTCATTACACTTGTGCTGGTCATTGCATTGCTGCTGGTATACATTATTTCATTTCTCACATCGAACCGATTGCTGCGTCTCAGTAAACATCTGAACAAGCTTGCGCTGGGTGACCTGAATGTCACCTCCCGTATTGACGGAAATGATGAGATCGGGCAGCTGTCGAGGCAGTTTAATTACATGGTGAAAAGTATTAACGAACTGATGACTCAAGTGGTGGAAGCGACCGAACAGAACAATCAATTGGAAATCGCGCAGAAAGAGATTAAACTGAAAATGATGGCAAGCCAGATCAATCCTCATTTTTTGTTCAACGCACTGGAGTCGATCCGTATGAAGGCCCATATCAAAGGGGAAGCGGAGATTGCCAATATTGTCAGGCTTTTGGGCAAGCTGATGCGCAAGAGTCTTGAGATTGGCAGCGGTAAAACGACCTTCAGGGCCGAACTGGAGATGGTACGTTCCTATCTGGAAATTCAGAAATTCCGTTACGGCGACCGACTTGCTTTCCAAATCCATATCGATCCGGAGGTGGAAAAGATGTACATCCCTCCGTTGATCATTCAGCCTTTGGTGGAGAATGCCATCGTGCACGGTTTGGAAAATAAAGAAGGTACGGTCAACGTGAGTATAAATATTCATTTTCAGGGAGAGCTGGTCCAGGTGCGTGTCGATGACGATGGAGCAGGCATTGAGCCGGAACGTCTGAGTGAAGTGAGACAGTTCATCAGTGGACCGGAAGAACAGGAGAAGGGCCGGATTGGCATGCGTAATGTACATCAACGCTTGACGTTGACCTACGGTGAGCCATACGGGTTACAGATTACGAGTGTGTACGGGGAAGGAACAGAGGTTTCTTTTACCTTGCCAGCAGGAGGGGACCAGCGTGTATAA
- a CDS encoding MFS transporter translates to MAGFIAIMTETLPAGLLPQIKEGLQVSVAGAGQLVTFYAVGSLVAAIPVAVMTGDWRRRPLLLLSIIGFLVFNTITALSSNYVLTLAARFFAGVAAGVSWGLIGSYALRMVPEHLKGRGMAVAMIGTPIALSFGVPAGTLLGSFMGWRSVFWLMSLLAFVLIFWVIWKVPDYPGQSADKRVSAIQVLFTSGVISILAVVLAWMLAHNILYTYIAPFLADVGLESKVGLMLLIFGLMALVGIWITGILIDRWLRMLVLISLSGFALISLVLGLWSEHAVVVFGSVALWGLTFGGAATLLQTALAQAAGEQGVDIVMPINTTVWNLAIAIGGLAGGVLLNQWGTTSFSWAILLLSLVALIVAWRAKGHGFRSARSR, encoded by the coding sequence ATGGCAGGTTTCATTGCTATTATGACCGAAACTCTTCCTGCGGGATTGCTGCCGCAAATCAAAGAAGGGCTGCAGGTCTCTGTGGCAGGGGCTGGGCAACTTGTCACCTTTTATGCTGTTGGGTCGCTGGTTGCCGCCATACCTGTGGCAGTGATGACAGGGGACTGGCGAAGACGTCCGCTTTTACTTTTGTCGATTATCGGCTTTCTTGTTTTCAACACCATTACAGCCCTCTCGTCCAACTATGTACTGACACTTGCCGCTCGCTTTTTCGCAGGTGTCGCTGCCGGTGTCTCCTGGGGCCTGATTGGCAGTTATGCACTGCGCATGGTGCCTGAACATCTCAAGGGCAGGGGCATGGCTGTGGCTATGATTGGAACACCGATTGCTTTATCTTTCGGTGTTCCGGCAGGTACGCTGCTGGGTTCCTTTATGGGCTGGCGCTCAGTATTCTGGCTGATGTCATTGCTGGCATTTGTACTAATTTTCTGGGTGATCTGGAAAGTCCCCGATTATCCAGGGCAGTCAGCTGATAAGCGCGTCTCTGCAATACAGGTGCTGTTCACCTCTGGTGTAATTTCCATTTTGGCTGTCGTTTTGGCTTGGATGCTAGCTCATAATATTCTGTACACCTATATTGCTCCTTTCCTCGCTGATGTCGGTCTGGAATCAAAGGTTGGACTCATGTTACTTATATTTGGCCTGATGGCATTGGTGGGCATTTGGATTACAGGTATCCTTATTGATCGGTGGTTGCGTATGCTGGTTCTTATAAGTCTTTCGGGCTTTGCACTGATCTCACTTGTATTGGGTCTTTGGAGTGAGCATGCTGTCGTTGTCTTTGGTTCGGTTGCACTGTGGGGTCTGACATTTGGTGGCGCGGCTACACTGTTGCAGACTGCACTTGCCCAAGCTGCCGGAGAGCAGGGTGTGGACATCGTTATGCCGATTAATACGACCGTGTGGAACCTCGCTATAGCTATTGGTGGATTGGCGGGAGGTGTGCTTTTAAATCAATGGGGGACAACTTCCTTTAGCTGGGCCATTCTGCTCCTATCACTTGTGGCTCTGATTGTAGCATGGCGTGCCAAAGGACATGGGTTCCGTTCAGCACGCAGCCGCTGA
- a CDS encoding OsmC family protein: MNVTTVWKGKRAFTSEGPSGYAVGMDATAAYGGDSKGATPMELLLAGLGGCMGIDITMILDAFLDKITGIEIEAQGTRSEGMPKGFTAIDLIFKVDGDIPDYRIWKAIQMAEEKYCAVSASLSADIHPKLILNGVDTPRP, from the coding sequence ATGAATGTAACAACCGTATGGAAAGGCAAACGCGCGTTTACTTCCGAAGGACCCTCCGGCTACGCAGTTGGCATGGATGCCACAGCTGCCTATGGCGGTGACAGCAAGGGTGCTACACCCATGGAATTGTTATTGGCAGGTCTCGGAGGCTGCATGGGGATCGATATCACAATGATTCTGGACGCCTTCCTGGACAAAATTACAGGAATCGAGATTGAAGCACAAGGTACACGTAGTGAAGGTATGCCGAAAGGTTTTACTGCCATTGACCTGATCTTCAAGGTGGACGGCGATATCCCGGACTACCGGATCTGGAAAGCCATCCAGATGGCAGAAGAGAAGTATTGTGCAGTTTCCGCTTCACTTAGCGCAGATATACATCCCAAGTTGATTTTGAATGGGGTAGACACACCACGTCCATAA
- a CDS encoding amino acid ABC transporter ATP-binding protein, translating into MITTTGLTKRFGENEVLTNIDLHVDAKDIVVLLGPSGSGKSTLLRCLNGLEELSGGKIEVNGVVVDSADAQRVQRARVLEIRRQTGMVFQQFNLYPHKTVLGNVMEGLVTVKKIKRDEAAERGRILLDRVGLSDKQDAYPSRLSGGQQQRVAIARALAMEPEVMLFDEPTSALDPELVGEVLSVMKELAQEGMTMLVVTHELKFARNVANKIVFMADGSIVEEASPQAFFEHPTQERTRKFLQQITEF; encoded by the coding sequence ATGATTACAACAACAGGACTGACCAAACGTTTTGGGGAAAATGAAGTTCTCACAAATATAGATCTGCATGTCGATGCGAAGGATATCGTTGTTCTACTGGGACCCAGTGGTTCAGGCAAGAGTACGTTGCTGCGCTGTCTGAACGGACTGGAAGAGCTATCCGGCGGGAAGATCGAAGTGAACGGTGTTGTCGTAGACAGTGCCGATGCACAGCGAGTTCAGCGGGCACGGGTGCTGGAGATCCGTCGCCAGACGGGCATGGTATTCCAGCAGTTCAACCTGTATCCGCACAAGACGGTGCTGGGCAATGTGATGGAAGGTCTCGTGACAGTGAAAAAAATCAAGCGGGACGAAGCAGCCGAACGCGGCCGGATTCTGCTGGATCGGGTCGGTCTGTCAGACAAGCAGGATGCATATCCATCCCGTTTGTCTGGTGGACAGCAGCAGCGCGTAGCGATCGCCCGCGCGCTTGCCATGGAGCCTGAAGTGATGCTGTTTGACGAACCCACCTCGGCCCTTGATCCCGAACTGGTGGGGGAAGTGCTCTCCGTAATGAAGGAGCTGGCACAGGAAGGGATGACGATGCTGGTCGTTACACATGAGTTGAAGTTTGCCCGGAATGTGGCTAATAAAATTGTCTTTATGGCGGATGGATCGATCGTGGAAGAAGCAAGTCCGCAGGCCTTTTTTGAACATCCAACGCAGGAGCGGACACGCAAATTTTTGCAGCAAATTACTGAATTCTAA
- a CDS encoding amino acid ABC transporter permease has protein sequence MELVFENIPFFLKGAYYTLYVTVISMFFAFIIGVLVAIARLKGPIWLRLIARFYVSIMRGTPLLVQLFVIYYGLVDYGVTLGSLTAACLGLSLNAGAFLSETFRGAIQAVPKGQTEAAYATGMTPAQTMRRIVFPQAVRIAIPPMGNTFIGMLKETSLVAALGVTELLRSAQLLVAQYYVNMPFYLAIGVIYWIMSIGFSAILEQVERRLARAY, from the coding sequence ATGGAACTGGTATTTGAGAATATCCCCTTCTTTCTGAAGGGGGCATATTATACGCTGTATGTAACTGTAATTTCAATGTTTTTTGCTTTTATCATCGGGGTGCTCGTCGCTATCGCGCGGCTGAAAGGACCGATTTGGCTAAGGTTGATCGCCCGATTCTATGTATCCATCATGCGGGGGACCCCGCTGTTGGTGCAATTATTCGTTATTTATTACGGGTTGGTCGATTATGGAGTGACCTTGGGTTCGCTCACGGCGGCCTGTCTCGGCCTTAGTCTTAATGCGGGGGCATTTCTGTCTGAAACGTTCCGGGGAGCCATTCAGGCTGTACCGAAAGGGCAGACGGAGGCTGCTTATGCTACAGGCATGACACCGGCTCAGACCATGAGAAGGATTGTATTCCCTCAAGCGGTGCGCATTGCGATTCCGCCGATGGGCAACACGTTTATCGGGATGCTGAAAGAGACATCACTTGTGGCAGCCCTCGGGGTTACGGAGTTGCTGCGCTCGGCACAGCTGCTGGTAGCGCAATATTATGTCAACATGCCGTTTTATCTGGCGATTGGCGTGATCTACTGGATCATGAGTATCGGCTTCTCGGCCATTCTGGAACAAGTGGAGCGCCGGCTGGCCCGGGCTTACTGA
- a CDS encoding substrate-binding periplasmic protein, producing MKSRKGWTLTALLLMTVLVLSACGSKATDNGSSNGAQANNELEQIKSAGTMKVGMMGTYPPYNFLNDKKEMDGFDADIAREVAKRLGVKVEFVSQEFSGLTPSLQSKKLDAIISQMTITDDRKKVLDFSDPYITNDVKIIVKKENNNITKLEDFKGKTIGVGLGTNDETYLRNEVLPKVGDFTIKTYDDVITSLKDLDAGRIDATINNLYALKPIVDANGFNIKAVGEPIKSDQAGIAVRKDNPELVAALNDALKGMKDDGTYNTIFKKWFGEEPAQ from the coding sequence ATGAAATCTCGCAAAGGCTGGACTTTAACAGCCCTGCTGCTAATGACGGTGCTGGTACTGAGCGCTTGTGGCAGTAAAGCGACGGACAATGGAAGCAGTAATGGAGCACAGGCAAACAATGAACTGGAACAGATTAAATCCGCTGGTACCATGAAAGTCGGCATGATGGGAACCTATCCTCCATACAACTTCCTGAATGACAAGAAAGAAATGGACGGCTTTGATGCCGATATCGCGCGCGAGGTTGCCAAGCGTCTTGGTGTGAAGGTTGAGTTTGTATCTCAGGAGTTCTCCGGGCTCACACCAAGTCTGCAATCCAAAAAGCTGGATGCGATTATCAGCCAGATGACGATTACCGATGACCGCAAAAAAGTATTGGATTTCAGCGATCCCTATATTACGAACGACGTAAAAATCATCGTGAAAAAAGAAAATAATAATATCACCAAGCTGGAAGATTTTAAAGGGAAAACGATCGGCGTAGGCCTTGGGACCAATGATGAAACATATCTTCGTAACGAAGTACTGCCCAAAGTCGGCGATTTCACTATCAAGACCTATGACGATGTCATCACATCATTGAAAGATTTGGACGCAGGACGGATCGATGCAACGATCAACAACCTGTATGCATTGAAACCGATTGTAGATGCGAACGGCTTCAACATCAAAGCAGTCGGCGAACCCATCAAGAGTGACCAAGCGGGCATCGCTGTTCGCAAAGACAACCCGGAACTCGTAGCAGCACTGAATGATGCACTGAAAGGCATGAAGGACGACGGCACGTACAATACCATTTTCAAAAAATGGTTTGGTGAAGAGCCTGCGCAATAA
- a CDS encoding TetR/AcrR family transcriptional regulator, translating into MSKINHLEPGEERRDQIIRIAMERFATQGYHQTKISDIVREAGVAQGTFYWHFKSKEAIASEIVLTGREKLLEAIGQGYRKDAGSVEDMVRASERLFTDLFSFAADNRYFMELLLKGIVSEESVRRLVEETRGAVEEAFRHNMQRAIELGMLPQEMDVPLRAALLVSMIEGMITRWLFGSKELHSDFSSMTATTLAAEAASFEFYGLLGT; encoded by the coding sequence ATGTCCAAAATCAACCATTTGGAACCCGGAGAAGAACGCCGGGACCAAATTATACGTATAGCGATGGAGCGTTTTGCGACCCAAGGCTATCATCAGACGAAAATTTCCGATATCGTCCGCGAAGCCGGCGTAGCACAAGGCACCTTTTACTGGCATTTCAAGAGTAAAGAGGCCATTGCCTCGGAGATTGTATTAACCGGCAGGGAGAAGCTGCTTGAAGCGATTGGACAAGGTTACCGCAAGGATGCCGGGTCGGTTGAGGATATGGTGAGAGCTTCGGAACGGCTGTTTACCGACTTGTTCTCCTTTGCTGCAGACAATCGGTACTTTATGGAATTGTTGCTCAAAGGCATCGTGTCGGAAGAATCAGTGCGTCGATTGGTTGAGGAGACACGGGGTGCAGTGGAAGAAGCATTTCGCCACAACATGCAGCGGGCTATTGAGCTGGGCATGCTGCCACAGGAAATGGATGTCCCCCTTCGGGCGGCGTTGCTGGTTAGCATGATTGAAGGCATGATTACGCGCTGGCTATTCGGCTCGAAGGAGCTGCACAGTGATTTCTCCTCGATGACTGCTACAACGCTCGCAGCGGAGGCGGCAAGCTTTGAGTTTTACGGACTGCTCGGTACATAG
- a CDS encoding undecaprenyl-diphosphate phosphatase: MGIIEGLTEFLPVSSTGHMILTAHLLGLSEDNESVKTFEVVVQLGAVLAVVVLYWNKFIDMFRFTGGKRSYTSRLNLIHIFLAMVPAVVIGLVFRDWIKAHLFGAQTVLYSLVIGGILMIVAERWSHRSERITTHDVDDITYKQAFVVGLFQILALWPGFSRSGSTISGGLFAGVSRVAAAEFTFLVSVPIMIGATGYDLYKSIDHLNTSDFPIFAIGFIAAFIVAMLAIKTFLSILKKLSLTVFAIYRFVLAAVFFIILMM, encoded by the coding sequence ATGGGCATCATCGAAGGTTTGACTGAGTTTTTGCCCGTGTCCTCGACTGGACACATGATTCTGACCGCTCACTTGCTGGGATTATCAGAGGACAACGAGTCAGTCAAAACGTTTGAGGTGGTTGTGCAGCTCGGAGCTGTACTTGCTGTCGTGGTGCTGTACTGGAACAAATTCATTGATATGTTCCGCTTCACCGGAGGCAAAAGGAGCTACACCTCCCGTCTGAACCTCATTCATATCTTTTTGGCGATGGTTCCAGCCGTAGTCATTGGACTTGTATTCCGTGATTGGATCAAGGCGCATCTTTTTGGTGCACAGACGGTGCTGTACAGTCTTGTCATTGGTGGTATTCTGATGATTGTCGCTGAACGATGGAGCCACCGTAGTGAGCGCATCACAACCCATGATGTAGACGATATTACGTATAAACAGGCATTTGTTGTGGGTCTTTTTCAGATTCTCGCACTATGGCCAGGCTTCTCCCGTTCCGGTTCGACGATCTCTGGTGGACTGTTTGCAGGGGTAAGCCGGGTTGCTGCGGCGGAATTTACATTCCTGGTATCTGTGCCGATTATGATTGGAGCCACAGGATATGATCTGTACAAAAGTATCGATCACCTGAACACCAGTGACTTCCCCATCTTCGCCATTGGATTTATAGCTGCATTTATCGTAGCCATGCTTGCCATCAAGACGTTCCTGTCCATTTTGAAAAAACTGAGTCTGACCGTCTTTGCAATCTACCGCTTTGTGCTGGCAGCCGTGTTCTTTATCATTTTAATGATGTAG
- a CDS encoding thioredoxin family protein, producing MERIQSEQQYRDTINSDGLTVIKFDTTWCTDCKNLDRFIGDVIDQHADKTFYALDAEEFLPFAEENGVRGIPSLLVFQHGKKIAHLHSKWAKTPTQISEYLETLESKV from the coding sequence ATGGAAAGAATTCAAAGTGAACAACAATATCGCGATACAATCAATTCTGACGGTCTTACCGTCATTAAATTTGATACAACCTGGTGTACGGATTGCAAAAACCTAGATCGTTTTATCGGGGACGTTATCGACCAGCATGCAGATAAAACCTTCTATGCCCTGGATGCAGAAGAATTCCTGCCATTTGCTGAAGAGAACGGCGTACGTGGTATTCCAAGTCTGCTGGTATTCCAGCATGGCAAAAAAATCGCACATTTGCACAGTAAGTGGGCTAAAACGCCTACTCAAATCTCCGAGTACCTGGAGACACTTGAGTCCAAGGTATAA
- a CDS encoding aldo/keto reductase yields MKKNRLGSSELMVGEIGLGCMSLGTEQKPAVALIHEALDHGVNLLDTADLYDAGRNEEIVGEAIQGRRDQVIVATKVGNRRIPGKEGWSWDPSKAYIKQAVRDSLKRLQTDYIDLYQLHGGTMDDPIEETIEAFEELKQEGLIRYYGISSIRPNVIREYVRRASIVSVMNQYSVADRRAEEEVLPLLEEKGISVIARGPVASGVLADSGAAKADKGYLDYTPEELHTIRQGLSRLVTDHRSMAQTAIRYALAHPAVAAVVPGASSKEQLLHNIAASEKTVLSAEEINEIRELIPANVYKQHR; encoded by the coding sequence ATGAAGAAAAATCGACTGGGTTCGTCCGAACTCATGGTTGGCGAGATTGGACTCGGCTGTATGTCGCTTGGAACTGAACAAAAGCCTGCTGTAGCCTTGATCCATGAAGCATTGGATCACGGTGTTAATCTCTTGGATACCGCTGATCTGTATGATGCAGGACGCAATGAGGAAATCGTGGGCGAGGCCATTCAGGGACGCCGGGATCAGGTGATTGTGGCTACGAAGGTCGGCAATCGTCGCATACCCGGGAAAGAAGGCTGGTCATGGGACCCGTCCAAAGCCTATATCAAACAAGCTGTCCGTGACAGTCTGAAACGGCTGCAGACGGATTATATTGATCTGTATCAGCTGCATGGCGGCACAATGGATGATCCAATCGAAGAGACGATCGAAGCTTTTGAGGAACTGAAGCAGGAAGGTCTTATCCGATATTATGGCATATCCTCCATTCGTCCCAATGTGATTCGGGAATATGTACGGAGGGCTTCCATTGTCAGCGTGATGAATCAATACAGTGTAGCAGATCGCCGGGCTGAGGAAGAAGTATTGCCTCTATTGGAGGAAAAGGGTATTAGTGTTATCGCTCGTGGACCCGTGGCAAGTGGGGTTCTCGCCGATTCGGGTGCTGCCAAGGCAGATAAAGGCTATCTGGATTATACGCCAGAGGAATTGCACACCATCCGCCAAGGATTGAGCCGTCTGGTTACAGATCATCGCAGCATGGCTCAAACGGCCATTCGTTATGCACTGGCACATCCGGCTGTTGCTGCTGTCGTGCCAGGGGCCAGTTCGAAGGAACAGTTGTTGCATAATATTGCGGCCTCGGAAAAAACAGTGCTTTCGGCTGAGGAAATTAACGAAATACGGGAGCTCATTCCCGCCAATGTCTACAAGCAGCACCGTTAA